From a region of the Mycobacteroides saopaulense genome:
- the yidC gene encoding membrane protein insertase YidC — MFDWFSLGFIYYPVSAIMWVWYKLFAYLLGPTNFFAWALSVMFLVFTLRAILYKPFVRQIRTTRQMQELQPQIKALQKKYKNDRQRMALEMQKLQREHGFNPILGCLPMLAQIPVFLGLFHVLRSFNRTTGGFGQVHMSVEANRATGNYVFSAHDVANFLDANLFGAPLGATMIQTTGLDAFTEFNRWAVAGVSIPLMVIAGIATYFNSRASIARQSPEAQANPQTQIMNRLALYVFPLGVVVGGPFLPIAIILYWVSNNIWTFGQQHYVFNRIAKEEEEKKQADLERRAANAPKPGAKPTRGGKNPAAKQSEDTDSSTELSESGGTDENTGGQASPNSTNGSGATSRTPKPGARPDRRRKR, encoded by the coding sequence ATGTTTGATTGGTTCAGTCTCGGGTTCATCTACTACCCGGTCTCGGCGATCATGTGGGTTTGGTACAAGCTATTCGCGTACCTGTTGGGGCCCACGAACTTTTTCGCGTGGGCGCTGTCGGTGATGTTCCTGGTGTTCACGCTGCGCGCGATTCTGTACAAGCCGTTCGTGCGACAGATCCGGACCACCCGGCAGATGCAGGAATTGCAGCCACAGATCAAGGCCCTGCAGAAGAAGTATAAGAACGACCGTCAGCGCATGGCGTTGGAGATGCAGAAGCTGCAGCGCGAGCACGGCTTCAACCCGATCCTGGGGTGTCTGCCGATGTTGGCTCAGATCCCGGTGTTCCTTGGCCTGTTCCACGTACTGCGTTCGTTTAACCGGACCACCGGTGGCTTCGGCCAGGTCCATATGTCGGTGGAGGCCAACCGCGCCACGGGCAACTACGTCTTCAGCGCTCACGACGTGGCCAATTTCCTGGACGCCAACCTGTTCGGTGCACCCCTGGGCGCGACCATGATTCAGACGACGGGTCTGGACGCGTTCACGGAATTCAATAGGTGGGCGGTCGCCGGCGTCTCCATTCCCTTGATGGTCATCGCGGGCATCGCGACCTACTTCAACAGCCGAGCCTCGATCGCGCGGCAGAGCCCGGAGGCTCAAGCCAACCCGCAGACCCAGATCATGAACCGGCTGGCGCTGTACGTGTTCCCGCTCGGTGTGGTCGTCGGCGGGCCGTTCCTGCCGATCGCGATCATCCTCTACTGGGTCTCCAACAACATCTGGACGTTCGGGCAGCAGCACTACGTCTTCAATCGAATCGCCAAAGAAGAAGAAGAGAAGAAGCAAGCCGATCTGGAGCGGCGGGCGGCGAACGCCCCGAAGCCGGGGGCCAAGCCCACGCGGGGTGGAAAAAACCCGGCGGCCAAACAATCAGAGGACACAGACAGCAGCACCGAACTGTCCGAGTCCGGCGGTACTGACGAGAACACCGGGGGACAGGCTTCCCCGAACTCTACAAATGGATCAGGCGCGACGAGCCGTACCCCAAAGCCGGGTGCGCGGCCCGATCGCCGTCGCAAGCGCTAA